In Juglans microcarpa x Juglans regia isolate MS1-56 chromosome 4S, Jm3101_v1.0, whole genome shotgun sequence, a single window of DNA contains:
- the LOC121262936 gene encoding mast cell carboxypeptidase A-like isoform X2 gives MKHETEAFFSSSSSSCFSTVSLVMGRGPRLLSLSSSFSISFCFFAFLQDAVFLVVVNGNNNPNLTSWTPIDRDLYHSSNLMEQIKALVQRHPGKLNIETVKSRNKGYQAEISVVTYCREGRESDDGSKFRILLSFGQHGRELITSELAFRILSILSEEQFLPNMSPASLNSILDKLVIKVVPMENLNGRKLVEAGDLCERRNGRGVDLNRNWSVDWGKKEKNYDPYEENPGTAPFSEPETQIMRKLAVSFDPHVWVNVHSGMEALFMPYDHKNTTPYGLPTHQMKLLLEEVNHLHCQKHCVIGSGGGSVGYLAHGTATDFMYDVVKVPMAFTFEIYGNRAASSNDCFKMFNPTDLATFNRVLNDWSAAFFTIFKVGPRLLGEVDSKVLPVSNLAKWVSIDDYLDGYLMERSSRYGKKSEVLELGIQEIRTYFRLFLLSSVLLMFMFCARISKSKSNRQVIAGIPI, from the exons atgaaacacgAAACGGAAGCCTTtttttcgtcttcttcttcttcttgttttagtACTGTTTCTCTCGTCATGGGTCGTGGTCCTCGGCTTCtgtctctctcatcttctttctCAATCAGCTTCTGCTTCTTTGCTTTCCTGCAAGACGCGGTTTTCTTAGTCGTCGTTAATGGGAATAATAATCCCAACCTAACGTCATGGACACCCATCGACCGCGATCTCTACCATTCCAG CAATTTGATGGAGCAGATAAAGGCTTTGGTCCAGCGTCACCCGGGCAAACTCAAT ATTGAAACAGTTAAATCTAGAAATAAAGGCTATCAGGCTGAGATCTCAGTAGTTACATATTGCcgggaagggagagagagtgatgatGGGTCAAAGTTTCGGATTCTTCTT AGTTTTGGCCAGCATGGAAGGGAACTCATTACATCTGAACTTGCTTTTCGGATTTTGTCAATATTAAGTGAAGAACAGTTTCTACCCAACATGAGCCCAGCTTCACTAAATAGTATCCTTGACAAGCTTGTCATAAAG GTGGTGCCAATGGAAAATTTGAATGGCCGCAAACTTGTTGAAGCCGGAGATCTTTGTGAGCGGAGGAATG GGAGAGGAGTTGATCTCAACCGAAATTGGAGTGTAGATTGGGGCAAGAAGGAAAAG AATTATGATCCGTATGAGGAAAATCCTGGAACTGCTCCTTTTAGTGAGCCTGAAACTCAAATTATGCGGAAACTTGCCGTGTCTTTTGATCCACATGTATGGGTTAATGTGCACTCTGGAATGGAG GCTCTCTTTATGCCATATGACCATAAAAACACTACACCTTATGGACTTCCTACACATCAGATGAAGTTGTTGCTTGAAGAGGTGAACCATCTTCATTGCCAAAAGCATTGCGTGATTGGATCTGGTGGAGGCTCTGTAGG GTATTTGGCACATGGGACCGCAACAGATTTCATGTACGACGTTGTAAAGGTGCCCATGGCTTTTACATTTGAG ATATATGGAAACAGAGCTGCCTCATCTAACGACTGCTTCAAAATGTTCAATCCCACCGACCTCGCTACATTCAAT AGAGTTCTCAACGACTGGTCTGCTGCTTTTTTCACTATATTCAAAGTGGGACCACGGCTACTTGGTGAAGTCGATTCGAAGGTACTGCCTGTGTCGAACTTGGCCAAGTGGGTATCCATCGATGACTATCTCGATGGTTACTTGATGGAGAGGAGTAGCAGATATGGGAAGAAGTCGGAAGTGCTTGAGCTTGGGATCCAAGAGATTAGAACGTATTTCAGGCTCTTTTTATTATCCTCAgtattattaatgttcatgttctGTGCCAGAATTTCAAAAAGCAAGTCCAATAGACAAGTTATTGCTGGCATTCccatctga
- the LOC121262936 gene encoding metallocarboxypeptidase A-like protein ARB_03789 isoform X1 gives MKHETEAFFSSSSSSCFSTVSLVMGRGPRLLSLSSSFSISFCFFAFLQDAVFLVVVNGNNNPNLTSWTPIDRDLYHSSSNLMEQIKALVQRHPGKLNIETVKSRNKGYQAEISVVTYCREGRESDDGSKFRILLSFGQHGRELITSELAFRILSILSEEQFLPNMSPASLNSILDKLVIKVVPMENLNGRKLVEAGDLCERRNGRGVDLNRNWSVDWGKKEKNYDPYEENPGTAPFSEPETQIMRKLAVSFDPHVWVNVHSGMEALFMPYDHKNTTPYGLPTHQMKLLLEEVNHLHCQKHCVIGSGGGSVGYLAHGTATDFMYDVVKVPMAFTFEIYGNRAASSNDCFKMFNPTDLATFNRVLNDWSAAFFTIFKVGPRLLGEVDSKVLPVSNLAKWVSIDDYLDGYLMERSSRYGKKSEVLELGIQEIRTYFRLFLLSSVLLMFMFCARISKSKSNRQVIAGIPI, from the exons atgaaacacgAAACGGAAGCCTTtttttcgtcttcttcttcttcttgttttagtACTGTTTCTCTCGTCATGGGTCGTGGTCCTCGGCTTCtgtctctctcatcttctttctCAATCAGCTTCTGCTTCTTTGCTTTCCTGCAAGACGCGGTTTTCTTAGTCGTCGTTAATGGGAATAATAATCCCAACCTAACGTCATGGACACCCATCGACCGCGATCTCTACCATTCCAG TAGCAATTTGATGGAGCAGATAAAGGCTTTGGTCCAGCGTCACCCGGGCAAACTCAAT ATTGAAACAGTTAAATCTAGAAATAAAGGCTATCAGGCTGAGATCTCAGTAGTTACATATTGCcgggaagggagagagagtgatgatGGGTCAAAGTTTCGGATTCTTCTT AGTTTTGGCCAGCATGGAAGGGAACTCATTACATCTGAACTTGCTTTTCGGATTTTGTCAATATTAAGTGAAGAACAGTTTCTACCCAACATGAGCCCAGCTTCACTAAATAGTATCCTTGACAAGCTTGTCATAAAG GTGGTGCCAATGGAAAATTTGAATGGCCGCAAACTTGTTGAAGCCGGAGATCTTTGTGAGCGGAGGAATG GGAGAGGAGTTGATCTCAACCGAAATTGGAGTGTAGATTGGGGCAAGAAGGAAAAG AATTATGATCCGTATGAGGAAAATCCTGGAACTGCTCCTTTTAGTGAGCCTGAAACTCAAATTATGCGGAAACTTGCCGTGTCTTTTGATCCACATGTATGGGTTAATGTGCACTCTGGAATGGAG GCTCTCTTTATGCCATATGACCATAAAAACACTACACCTTATGGACTTCCTACACATCAGATGAAGTTGTTGCTTGAAGAGGTGAACCATCTTCATTGCCAAAAGCATTGCGTGATTGGATCTGGTGGAGGCTCTGTAGG GTATTTGGCACATGGGACCGCAACAGATTTCATGTACGACGTTGTAAAGGTGCCCATGGCTTTTACATTTGAG ATATATGGAAACAGAGCTGCCTCATCTAACGACTGCTTCAAAATGTTCAATCCCACCGACCTCGCTACATTCAAT AGAGTTCTCAACGACTGGTCTGCTGCTTTTTTCACTATATTCAAAGTGGGACCACGGCTACTTGGTGAAGTCGATTCGAAGGTACTGCCTGTGTCGAACTTGGCCAAGTGGGTATCCATCGATGACTATCTCGATGGTTACTTGATGGAGAGGAGTAGCAGATATGGGAAGAAGTCGGAAGTGCTTGAGCTTGGGATCCAAGAGATTAGAACGTATTTCAGGCTCTTTTTATTATCCTCAgtattattaatgttcatgttctGTGCCAGAATTTCAAAAAGCAAGTCCAATAGACAAGTTATTGCTGGCATTCccatctga